The Desulfocurvibacter africanus subsp. africanus DSM 2603 genome contains the following window.
CGGCCTCTTCCCACCGGGCGGCAAACTCTGGCTCCTCGCTCCTCACCTGATAGAGGTAGACGCGGCTCAAGCCAGCTTGTTCCGCCGCCCGAGTCACGTTCCCGCAGTTGGCCAAATAAGTCAGGAATTGTTCTCGTTTTTCAGGTGTCAGCGAGTTGTCAGCCATGCGCCTTCGCCCTCATGATTTTTTCCTCCTGTGAAGGTTGAAGTGAACCGTCAGCCCGTGGGCTGGTTTTCGCGTCTTGAGAGTGCTCACATATGCCAACTGGAGATCCACCATGGGCTTTGATGATGGACCGTAGGCGTTCCTGAGCTTCCCTCAGGTAGTGGCGCAGGAAGTGAAAGACGGCATACTCGGCCCCGGCCCGATTGCCTGCCCAAAAGAAAGGCGAGCCATGCCGCACCTGGAAGGCCAGGACACTTTGCAAGGCAGCATGGGGCTTCATGCGTGAGCGGTAACGGCTTTCGGCCAGATCCTGGAATGAGGCCTCCACGACCACGGCGAAGCGATCCAAGGCAGCAGCTCGGGCAAGCTCGCGCTCGAATCGTTCCCGACCCGCCCCCATGAGGCAGCCGATTAAGTCATCCAGGCTCTTGCGCTCGACGGCCACGCGGTCTTCCAGACCGGCAAGTGAGTAGTCGCCAGTTGCAAGTCCAGCA
Protein-coding sequences here:
- a CDS encoding ERCC4 domain-containing protein: MLILVDSREQAPFSFDRYECETASAGLATGDYSLAGLEDRVAVERKSLDDLIGCLMGAGRERFERELARAAALDRFAVVVEASFQDLAESRYRSRMKPHAALQSVLAFQVRHGSPFFWAGNRAGAEYAVFHFLRHYLREAQERLRSIIKAHGGSPVGICEHSQDAKTSPRADGSLQPSQEEKIMRAKAHG